The nucleotide sequence AGCGGAATATTTTCAAATGCTATGTTAATCTGACTTCGTAATATTTTTGACAATGATGTAACACGTTCGCTTTTTGTAGGATTTCTTTTTACGGGAACTGCACTGCTTCCCATCTGGCCTTTTTTAAAAGGCTCTGCAACTTCTCCAATCTCTGTTCTTTGAAGATTTCGTATCTCGACAGCAATTTTTTCTAATGTCGCTCCAATCAAGGCATTACAAAATACATATTCTGCATATTTCTCTCGCGCTATGATCTGTGTTGTGACATCAGCAGGATACAAAAAGAGTTTTTTTGCGATTCTTTTTTGAACCTCAAGTGCTTTTGAACCCATTAGAGAACCGGTGCCTACTACACCCAAAGTTTTACATACCAGTACTCTTTTTTTACATTCTTCAATCCTGTCTACATGATTTGACATTTCAGAAGCCCAATTTGCAAATTTTAAACCAAATGCTATGATGCTTGCATGCTGTCCATGAGTTCTTCCAACAGCAGGAGTATCTTTGAATTTTATTGCAAGCTTTGCTAAAATGATAGCTAATTTTGCAACCTTTGGTTCTATTATTTTAAATGAATCTCTTACCTGCATAGAGTTACTTGTATCTACTAGGTCATTACTTGTAAGACCATAATGCACCCATGGCTTTGCTGAAGGTTTACACAATTCACTTAGTGCTTCAACCAAAGCAGCAGTGTCATGATCACTTTTTGCCTCAAGCTCTTTTATCCTCTTGGAAGTTACCTTGCCAGAGCGTGCTATTTTTGCAATATTTTGTGCTACCTCCTTTGGAATCATGTTAATTTCTGCCTGTGATTCTGCAGCGGTTGCCTCTATCTCAAGTTGATACTGGATTTTCTTTTCTTCGTCAAAAATTTCACGCATCTCTTTGGTGCCATATCGTCCACCGTCAATTGGTAAAATTGGCATATAACAAATTTAAACTAAATAAGGAAAATAAACCTACTTACGTCAACACTCTTGAGCTAATTTTTGGCAAGGTTAAGAGAAGAGAGATTATTATGATTTTGTATCTATACCTTAAAATCTTACTTTTATTGACTGTGCAATTTCTATGAATTTTTGCAACTCTTGAAAAAATTGTATTCCCTTTTCTGTAACAACGAAAGTATGATTTCTATTATTACTTGCAGATTCTACCAATCCTGCATCTATTAACTTCTGACATTTCTCAATTACTGCATAATGTGATAGATTGGCTCTTCTGGCTATTGAAGAAATTATTGCTCCGCCTCTACCATTATCCATGGCTACACCTAAAATCTCTGAAATTATGCCCATCTCTGATCTGTATTGCTGTTTTGAAATGTTCTTACAAGTTTGTAGTTCCGATTTTCTATTTAATTGCCTAACTATCATATCTCATCAATGAGGATGATATAACTAATTTTATTTTAGATTTCGGTAACAAAGTTCACTAACATGGTTTGCTAATTGTTTTATATCGTCTCGAAAATACTACAACTCCAATAATTGATATTGTAATAACAAAGCTTGTCAATGATCCAAATTCTGGTGTTGATTGATTGTTGATTTTATCTTGTGTCGAACCTATCAAAGTAGCAATAATTGTTCTATCTTTTGCATAGGTAAATGAAACTGTTAAGCCATCATCTCCTGACGCAGTCAAGAGTCCGTCTGTTGACCACAAACTGGTGAACAAGTTGATGTGGTTCCTGATAAAATTACATAGCCTGCAAAAACGCCTGTGTTCATTCCTGTTTCAACCAGTCTGTAAGGTATGCTGCTCTCTCTGGTAGATATGATTATTTTGTTCTCAGGATCATCTCCTATTGTATCTATTGCATATGGATTTGAATTAAAATCAGGTGCGTTAATAACAATATGAATCACTGAAGTTGGTGAATACGAGTCTCGGTAAATAAGAATCGGGGATCCGTTATCACTAACGATAGTGTTTTGAGTAAAAATAGAAGAATATGCTTGGGCGTCTGATTCTACTGATGACAAAATTATGATTAATGCCAATATAATAAAATAATCTACTTTGTTTGAGTCTATATTCGTATGTGAAAGATCCTTCTGAAATAATATGAAGTATTATTGATTCTGTGAAAATCAATCTGCTTATGATTTAAATTGTGCAGAAATCCGCTTTTCTCACTGAGCTAGATGGCATCATTAATTCCAAAAAAAATTGGGAACATGGAATATAGAATTGAAGCTGATTCAAACCGAGGAATGAAAGTCCCTGTTACGATATATGCAGATGAGGCATTAATGCAAAAAATGATGACTGATAGAACAATTACACAGGCAATAAACGTCTCAACTTTGCCTGGTGTACAAAAACATATTGTAGTTTTACCAGATGGACATGAAGGATACGGATTTCCAGTAGGAGGTGTTGCTGCAATGGACGCAGAAGAAGGAATGATTAGTCCAGGAGGTGTAGGTTACGATATTAACTGTGGTGTCAGACTAATACGAACAAATCTTACTGAAAAAGATGTAAGACCAAAACTTAAAGACCTTGTAACAGAACTTTTCAATTCAATTCCATCTGGAGTTGGATCAAAAGGATCTGTCAAATTGAATTTTTCAGAACTTGATGAAGTATTGGTAAAAGGAGTACGCTGGGCTATCGATCACGGTTATGGTTCAAATGATGATGCAGATGTCTGTGAAGAAAATGGTCAGATAAAAAATGCTGATCCAAATAAGATATCTCCAACAGCACGAAAACGCGGAGCTCCACAACTTGGAAGCCTTGGTTCAGGTAACCATTTTCTTGAAGTTCAAAAAGTACAAGAAATCCATGACAAAGAAGCTGCAAAAAGAATGGGCATCTATAACGAAGGACAAATTACTATTTTGATTCATTGTGGTTCTAGAGGTTTTGGTCATCAAGTATGTAGTGACTATCTTAGAGTTTCAGAACAAGCACTACAAAAATACAATATAACATTAGCTGATAGAGAATTAGCATGTGTGCCAAATTCATCTGAAGAAGGAGAATCATACAGAAAAGCAATGTTTGCTGCCTTAAACTATGCTTGGAGTAATAGGCAAATGATCACACACTGGACAAGAAAGGCCTTTGAACGAGTCTTCAAACAATCAGAAGCAGATTTGGATATGAAATTAATCTATGATGTTGCCCATAATATTGCCAAGGTAGAAAAGCATAAAATCGATGGCAAGCTGAAATCGGTAGTCGTACATAGAAAGGGTGCAACCAGAGCATTTCCAGCAGGAAGAGATGAAATTCCGCAAAAATACAGAGACTTGGGTCAACCGGTCTTTATTCCTGGTTCTATGGGTACTGGTAGCTGGATTCTTTTGGGTCAACCTAATTCCATGGAACTAAGCTTTGGTTCAACAGCACATGGTGCAGGAAGAATGATGTCAAGATCTGCAGCTAGACGCAACTTTACTGAGGTACAAGTACAAAAATCACTTGTAGATAAAGGAATTTTCATCAAAGCTCTTACAAGAGAAGGAGTAGTGGAAGAAACACCAGAGGCTTACAAAGACGTGGATGCTGTCGCTAATGTATCACATGAACTTGGAATCGCAACCAAAGTTGCAAAACTTGTTCCAATTGGAGTAATTAAGGGATGAGCGAGGAAGATAAAGAACTAGAACTTTTAAAAGCAAAAAGATTGCGCGAGATGCAAAAAAATATTACAGAACAACAAAAACAAGAGGAACTAAAGACGCAGAAACCTTCTACACCAAACGCTCCTTCTCCAAGAGAAATTCTTGTAAAACAACTAGGTTATCGTGGTCTGGAAATTCTTCAAAATGCAGAAAGTCAATTTCCAAATGAAACTAAAATGGTTGTAGACAAGCTTGCTGAGCTTATCCAGTCAGGAGAAGTCACAGAAATAATTGACGGTGGAAAACTACTTGCTCTTTTTCGCTCTATTGGAATTCGTGTTAGAGTAGAAACTACTATTCATGTAGAAGAAGATGGAAAGCTTGTTTCATGGTCTGATAAATTGAAAGAGCGTACAATGGAATCTAAAGAAAACACTTCACAAGAAACTTCTGAACAAAATACTCTGTAACCTTAAACCTAATCAACAATGAATAAAACTAGTTCTGAGTTTTGAACTTTCTTAATCGGTAAAATGCATATATGAGCACAAAAGGTATCGTGCCAACTAAGAATGAGAAAACAATATTTCCTACCAAAAAGCTCATGGCAAGTTGTAAACCCAAGAATAGTGTGATCATTGCGGGAATTAAACCAAATAATGTGAAACGATGACTCCGTTGCTTGAATTTCTCAAAATCAATATACGGGTACTCTAAATGGTGATAAATTATAGGCATTATAAAAAGTGAAACTGATGTAGTTATTGAAAGTAAAGATATCAAAATTATGATTTTATCTATAAGAATAAAGCTGGCAGAGGAACTTATAGAGATATTTAACAAAAATCCAAACAGAAAACCTGAAAAAGATGTTAAAATCGCACTTTCTCTTAATACTGCTCCGTAGTCTTTGACCAAATCATCTTTTTTTTCTTCATCATCTTTGTCAACCAATTTTTCTATCTAAAACATGCATAACTTTGATCACAAATGAGGCTTTCCATTTCCACGATTTAGTTAAAGACAAAAGTGGGTAAAAAACTGATATACCATGAGCTACAAGGCAGTAATTGTTGAAATTGCTACAACAAAATACGAAACTGATAGGGAACTTATTTCTGCAGCAATGGAACGACTTCAATTATCTTGTGGAATAAAAGATGGCTTTTTGATAAGTGATCCAATGGAAAGATTTGGATGGGCTTTTTTTAAAATATTATTCAAAGTAGAATTACTTCTTGCTATGCAACAAAAGCTAGCGGATCAAATTGCAATCTCGAAAGGTAAAAAACACGAAGATAAATTTGTCAATTTTCTAATAAATTATTTTGAATATAATAATTGTAAAGTAAAAGTAAAACTATTGGAATCTTAAACTCTTCTTCCTCTTTTACCGCCTTTTTTGCGGGTTGTGTCATGTGGTATTGGAGTTACATCGTCTATTCTTCCAATCTTAAAGCCACCTCTTGCTAGTGCTCTTATTGCTGCTTGTGCTCCGGGACCTGGAACTCTAGCTCCTACTCCGCCTACTGCTCTTACTCTAATGTGAAGACCAGTAAAGCCTCTGTCATGTGCAACTTCAACAACAGCGCCTGTGGATTTCATGGCTGCATATGGAGAGGATTCGTATCTGTCTGCATTTACATGTCTTCCTCCAGAACTAATTGCAACAGTTTCGGCACCAGAGAGATCTGTGATGTGAACAATTGTATTGTTATAACTACTATAGATATGGGCAATTCCCCATTTTTCTTTAGCTTCTTGTTCCGACAACATTTCAAAAGCCACTTATGGGTTTAAAAAACATTAGGATTTGAAATGAAGCCAGCCGCACTTTTTCACAGGAATTAGTTTGTTTCCTTGACAGTAAACAACATTTCGACCATTTATAACATATCCAATTTCAAATAAGGGCGTTTTGTACATCTTTGCTATTTGTCTAACTTTGTCTAAATTATGTACTGATACGGTAGCTACGATTTCATATTCTTCACCACCACAAAAAATAAGATCTGCTAATTTGATTTTATTTGTATTTGCAAACTTTTCTACATCTGGTTTGGTAGGAAGTTTTGTAATTACAAATTTTTTTCTACTTTGTCTGCTCATCTCGTTTAAAGTAGCAGATAATCCATCACTTGAATCCATTGACGATGAAATATAGTCTGAAATTCCTAAACCAAATTCTAATCTTGGGGTTGGTTTGTTTACATGTTGTTTACATTTTTTAATAAACTTTGCATCTGCTTTAAGATGAGCTAAAATAATTTTCAATCCAGCAGAACAATAACCAAATGGGCCAGATGTAATAATAACATCATTTATCCTAGCACCGCTTCGTTTGACTATTTTTTTTGAAATGCCAAACATGGATATGTCAATTACTAATTCCTTTCCCTCATTTAGATCTCCGCCAACAATTTTGATGCCATATTCTTTTGATGCCATGGAAAAACCAGCAGCCAACTTCTTTATTTTGGATCTAGAAAATCCTTTTGGAATTGCAAGAGAAACAGTAGCATATTGCGGCTTTATCCCCTTACAGGCAAAGTCACTCACACATGCAACCATACTTTTTCTAGCGATCTCATTATTTTTCATGCCTGGAGGCACATCTGTGCTTTCAACTAACATATCTGATTTGGCTATAACGATATCTTTGTTCATTCTCAGAATTTCTACATCCTCAGGTACGAATTTTGACTTTCTTCTAAAACTTTGCTGAAATATTTTAATTATTTCTATTTCGTCTGGCTTGTTCATAGCTTTGATTAACTAACTCTGTAACTTGTTTCTGAATAGATCTTGCTTTTTTCAAATTATTTGATTCAGTGGATATTCTTATGATATGTTCAGTATTTGATTGTCTTACTAGTGACCAACTATCTTCATCAATGATTAATTTTATTCCGTCAAGTGTAATTATTTCACTGTATTGTTTTTTCATTTTGTTTAATAAAATTTGTAATGTTTTTTTATGAAATACCGATCCTACTTCAACTTTAGTTCTGAATTGGAAATACTGCTCCATGAATTTCATGACATCAGTAAAGGTTTTGGTTCCAAGCATGCCAGCTATTAATCCACTAGTCAATATTCCATCTCTGCACATGTTGAATTCTGGCAAGATAAATCCTGCACTACTTCCTTCGCCTCCTGCATGTGACTTGGTTTTTATCATTAAATCTACTACATTCGCTTCTCCTACTTTTGATCTTTGAACTTGACCTCCATGTGTTTTGATAAATTTCTCAATAGAAACACTAGAATCTATACTCAAAACAAAGCGCTTATATCCTATCTCAAGTGCTTTTGCAATGCCTAAACCAAGAGTTATGTCTGGTGCTTGTTTTTTTCCATTTTTTACAACTACTAATCTATCTCCATCAAGATCAAACGCAAATCCTATGTCACACTTTTTTGTTGCTAAACATAGCTCTGTAAGGTTCTCATATGTGGGATCAGGACCATGTGAAGAAATTCCAGGCTTTCCGTTGATTTTCTGTATCTTGCAACCAAGAGTTTCAAGCATTTTTGGTGCAACTTCAAATGCTGCCCCGCCACCAACATCTATTGCAACTTTTGGTGATCCTTTTACCTTGCCAACTAATTTTATGGCATCTGATATGTATTTAGAATTTGTCTCGAATTCTAAACCAATTTTTTCTTTTGAAAACTTGTTTTCCCGAGTAATCCATTCTAATTCCTTTTCATTTATACCTCTTCCATTTATGATGAATTTTAGGCCATTCCACTGCAGGGGGTTGTGTGACGAAGTGATTATGATACCACTTCCATATTTTCGTGATTCTCTAAAAGCCACAGGTGTTGGTGCAATTCCTAAATTGTATACAGCGAGTCCTCTTTCCATCAAAGAAGCAATGGCAACCTCACTTACAATTTTACTTGAGGGTCTTGTATCTTGAGCAACAACACATTTTTTTGATTTTACTAACAAAGAAAAATTCTGACAAAATTTTATTATGTCAGTAAGGTTTAGATCACGACCAAAAATTCCTCTTACCCCAGAGATGGATACTTTCAATGAATCCAAAGCACAAAGGCTTTTTATAAACTCTGATGACATTGCGAACCATTGCCTCGATAGCTCAGCCTGGTAGAGCGAACGCCTCGTAAGCGTTAGGCCGTGGGATCGAATCCCACTCGAGGCTTTATCATTAAAATTGAGTTTTATTATTTTCCTGTTACAATAACTGTCTAATTTGGAAAGTTTTATTATTAAAATTAAATCTATAAACTATGACTCTTTTTTTTGAATTCCTCAAGACTCTCTATATCTATTTCTAGTTC is from Nitrosopumilaceae archaeon and encodes:
- a CDS encoding winged helix-turn-helix domain-containing protein is translated as MIVRQLNRKSELQTCKNISKQQYRSEMGIISEILGVAMDNGRGGAIISSIARRANLSHYAVIEKCQKLIDAGLVESASNNRNHTFVVTEKGIQFFQELQKFIEIAQSIKVRF
- a CDS encoding phosphomannomutase; translated protein: MKVSISGVRGIFGRDLNLTDIIKFCQNFSLLVKSKKCVVAQDTRPSSKIVSEVAIASLMERGLAVYNLGIAPTPVAFRESRKYGSGIIITSSHNPLQWNGLKFIINGRGINEKELEWITRENKFSKEKIGLEFETNSKYISDAIKLVGKVKGSPKVAIDVGGGAAFEVAPKMLETLGCKIQKINGKPGISSHGPDPTYENLTELCLATKKCDIGFAFDLDGDRLVVVKNGKKQAPDITLGLGIAKALEIGYKRFVLSIDSSVSIEKFIKTHGGQVQRSKVGEANVVDLMIKTKSHAGGEGSSAGFILPEFNMCRDGILTSGLIAGMLGTKTFTDVMKFMEQYFQFRTKVEVGSVFHKKTLQILLNKMKKQYSEIITLDGIKLIIDEDSWSLVRQSNTEHIIRISTESNNLKKARSIQKQVTELVNQSYEQARRNRNN
- a CDS encoding RtcB family protein encodes the protein MASLIPKKIGNMEYRIEADSNRGMKVPVTIYADEALMQKMMTDRTITQAINVSTLPGVQKHIVVLPDGHEGYGFPVGGVAAMDAEEGMISPGGVGYDINCGVRLIRTNLTEKDVRPKLKDLVTELFNSIPSGVGSKGSVKLNFSELDEVLVKGVRWAIDHGYGSNDDADVCEENGQIKNADPNKISPTARKRGAPQLGSLGSGNHFLEVQKVQEIHDKEAAKRMGIYNEGQITILIHCGSRGFGHQVCSDYLRVSEQALQKYNITLADRELACVPNSSEEGESYRKAMFAALNYAWSNRQMITHWTRKAFERVFKQSEADLDMKLIYDVAHNIAKVEKHKIDGKLKSVVVHRKGATRAFPAGRDEIPQKYRDLGQPVFIPGSMGTGSWILLGQPNSMELSFGSTAHGAGRMMSRSAARRNFTEVQVQKSLVDKGIFIKALTREGVVEETPEAYKDVDAVANVSHELGIATKVAKLVPIGVIKG
- a CDS encoding 30S ribosomal protein S11, encoding MLSEQEAKEKWGIAHIYSSYNNTIVHITDLSGAETVAISSGGRHVNADRYESSPYAAMKSTGAVVEVAHDRGFTGLHIRVRAVGGVGARVPGPGAQAAIRALARGGFKIGRIDDVTPIPHDTTRKKGGKRGRRV
- a CDS encoding DUF6328 family protein; the protein is MVDKDDEEKKDDLVKDYGAVLRESAILTSFSGFLFGFLLNISISSSASFILIDKIIILISLLSITTSVSLFIMPIIYHHLEYPYIDFEKFKQRSHRFTLFGLIPAMITLFLGLQLAMSFLVGNIVFSFLVGTIPFVLIYAFYRLRKFKTQN
- the purB gene encoding adenylosuccinate lyase, which translates into the protein MPILPIDGGRYGTKEMREIFDEEKKIQYQLEIEATAAESQAEINMIPKEVAQNIAKIARSGKVTSKRIKELEAKSDHDTAALVEALSELCKPSAKPWVHYGLTSNDLVDTSNSMQVRDSFKIIEPKVAKLAIILAKLAIKFKDTPAVGRTHGQHASIIAFGLKFANWASEMSNHVDRIEECKKRVLVCKTLGVVGTGSLMGSKALEVQKRIAKKLFLYPADVTTQIIAREKYAEYVFCNALIGATLEKIAVEIRNLQRTEIGEVAEPFKKGQMGSSAVPVKRNPTKSERVTSLSKILRSQINIAFENIPLWHERDLSNSANERFTIPTSSILLDEMLEAMTKIISDLYVNTEKIRKNTEMTKGQIFAEFVLDALIKKGVPRLIAYRDIQRIAFAASDAETEFLDAVKKDTAISAHLNTKEIEAIFVPENHLGAADQIINNVYKKVLKICSKFT
- a CDS encoding DNA-binding protein, yielding MSEEDKELELLKAKRLREMQKNITEQQKQEELKTQKPSTPNAPSPREILVKQLGYRGLEILQNAESQFPNETKMVVDKLAELIQSGEVTEIIDGGKLLALFRSIGIRVRVETTIHVEEDGKLVSWSDKLKERTMESKENTSQETSEQNTL
- the thiL gene encoding thiamine-phosphate kinase produces the protein MNKPDEIEIIKIFQQSFRRKSKFVPEDVEILRMNKDIVIAKSDMLVESTDVPPGMKNNEIARKSMVACVSDFACKGIKPQYATVSLAIPKGFSRSKIKKLAAGFSMASKEYGIKIVGGDLNEGKELVIDISMFGISKKIVKRSGARINDVIITSGPFGYCSAGLKIILAHLKADAKFIKKCKQHVNKPTPRLEFGLGISDYISSSMDSSDGLSATLNEMSRQSRKKFVITKLPTKPDVEKFANTNKIKLADLIFCGGEEYEIVATVSVHNLDKVRQIAKMYKTPLFEIGYVINGRNVVYCQGNKLIPVKKCGWLHFKS
- a CDS encoding PEFG-CTERM sorting domain-containing protein — translated: MTASGDDGLTVSFTYAKDRTIIATLIGSTQDKINNQSTPEFGSLTSFVITISIIGVVVFSRRYKTISKPC